From Xyrauchen texanus isolate HMW12.3.18 chromosome 15, RBS_HiC_50CHRs, whole genome shotgun sequence:
aatagacctcttcagatcggcgtaggccaggaggttcgtcgccggcagctgctgtgccacaagttgagcttccctggacaggaggggaatcaggcgggctgcccactgttcgaggGGCCAgcccagatttctgctgagcgctcgaacaaatcgaggaaggcctcaggatcatctgctgcccccatcttctgtagcatggggggggggggggcagcgtagcgcgggtgtccggggttgTGGCCGACACGGCCTcatggctgaggaggctccggatggcgagctggtcctctgcctgagcccgcatgattttgaaaaaccggcgatcttggtcctgccggagctcaagcagggattgctggtggccttgatgcagcgtcgcgagggactggaggacttctgccagctggggggactctatggggcgaccactttccatgcttgGAATATTGTTTCCCttaaattcccgggtttcggcaccagtgtaacacctTTCACatgaaggaggacagggaacacgtcttcaccacaaggtaagctttttaattcccGTTGTTCTTTGCAATACAGGTTAtaccacacaacacaacacaacacaacacaacaacagcgCACTGAGTTAGTCTGTCGTCTCTCTCCCCcggaggccctctcgctgcccttttatgccgctctccccgtgctcactgaaattagagacaggtgttagacataatttagctcaggtgtaagcgcccttaccgcttttctctcccggacgggcgcttgaccacgcccccgctgccacaccaaaGTACTgtccttttttttataaaaccactGTTGCTCTGCCCCAGTGCTGCTACAAGTCACTGCAACTTTTTATTAAGTAGGGATAAATGTTTGAAAAGCTTGAGATATTGCATTGttaccaaataaaacatttatatacattgATATCCCAATCCTTAATGTCAAACTCCCCATTAAAATTTTGATCTAAGGGGTTGCACTAACATTTTTAGTTCCATATGCTTTTAGTTTTACAAAAGGACACATTCCTTCAAGCACAACAGTAAATCTTAGGGGCCTTAGTAATCTTAGCACACAGGGTGGAACTTGGTTGATTTATGTCCTGTTGGCTCTTTATTTTGGGAATTTCTGAAAATACATGAAGAGATATATAGCACAACCATCTTAATGGGGGACTATATTATAAAGAATTgtttaaaaaatcataataattttatgtttttaattttgttttaaatgccaATCTTCCCTCTCACTGACTCTCATACATGAACAGGAGAAAGCCACCACATCCCACTTCCACTGCTATATCTGCTAGAAGCAGAAAAATCCAGTTCACAGGCATCACAATTTTTGTTTCAGAGGGACTTGGTAAACTCTTTAATCTCTGTACGACACTGTAACAgctaaaggatgggcaaggaggaggcgtgaCCCGGCAGCACGCACGTGTGCACGGCcgaatgtgtctctctctctcgaattgTGGTCTCtggattaattaataaattatacaaaattgTTGCTTTGATTTATCCTATTggttgatgtatttgttgtcactttcagttatttgcCATGTAATAATTCCAAACTCATCTTGTTACTCAACAATGAGATGATTGTCAGAATCATTGTGATTTGTGTGCTGTAAATTGTTGACACCCATGCATGTCTCCTTGATAGAGACATTGGTCTCTGATCATCATCTGGCCATTGCCATTAAATGGCAATTTATTTGACCTCTTACTAACCCTAACTACTTCTATGGCTATcaataatattaaatgataatataagtacatttttatattcagTTTGAAATTAAGTTAAATTAAGTTGATTGAACTAAGTAAGTTCAGTTTACAAAGACATTGTGCTCATTTAACATGTTTTGATTTGTAAACTTTCTGTTCTGTTTAAACAACTTTCCCTTTTAAGTTCAGACAACTTAAAATATTAAGGCAGCACAAACTAatactttttttaagtaaaaaaaaacaacaagatttTTAACAGCTGTTAAATATAATACTAGTATTATATGCATCATGTGTAAAAATGAAGGAAGAGAACATGCAcaagcatataaaagcagaaaTGGCTTTATAGCAATGCTTCAAAGGACATAAACCACATTATCTCAGCCAGTTCGACCCTGTTCTCACAGCTGCAAAGTGGAACATAGAAAACTTGGTGAAGTGCCAAATAGAGCTGATTATGTTTGATaaccgtttttatttttttttacaattttattataaatataggtCAATAAAGACAGGGGAGTATCTACATTAGACCTATCACCAATATTGTCTGAATTTTACAGATCAATGAGACTGATAAAAACCTTTGCAACATATTTATTAGTGTCAACAAAAATAATCACATTGTGTTACAATAAAGCCAAATACAGTACAGAATATGTGGCGTCGTAACTCTTTCTCTGCCTACAATATTTTAATCACATCATCTCATTTCTGATTCATGAAAATAAGCAAACACCAATAAATACAGTACTATGCAAAATATTTAGGCTCAGTGAAAATGTTTGCATAGTGAgtatgtcttaaaaaataatttcataaatagTTAGAAgtgatcaattaacatcataaaaattccagtttaaaaaaattaaattgtttttggTGAACACATTTGCCTTCAAAGCACCACCAATTATCTTAGGTACAccaggacacagtttttcttggttattgGCCAATTGGTTGTTCCAAAATTCTTGgaaaattcaccacagttcttctatctgtttaggttttctcagttgcttctgtctcttcatgtaatcccagacaggCTCAGTGTTTAGTTGGGGCCATGCCATCAATTGcaggctccctgttcttctattctattcaaattgcaaaaggaatatttgggagtctaaaatataaatttcctattaacacactaaagctgaagacataaataaccatcttaagacaaatacttttgtaaaacatcttatgtgcacaaaacttttgcacagtactgtatgtggcCCATATTTATACAAGAATCATCACAGTTGTCCCATCAAACACATATTCAAACAAGTGTTCTCCTATTTTTTACTTATGTATAAAAGAAAGTACAAAATATTGGCTAGGTCTAGAGTGACACAATAATACAAAAACCTGCAGCACCAAAACAGATAGGTAAATCAATTGTACAATATCAAGCCAGGTAGGTGTAGCTCAGGTTACAATGATGGTAGAGATTACTTAGAGTCTAGCATGTCGTAAGATCTTGTTGAGTATTTGCTTAAAGAGCTCCATAACAACAGTTAATTACTGTAAGACCTCAGTGAATATACCCAAGACAAGCAgattgatatatacagtacaatattGCAGAGGGAAGGGAAAAAGGAGTGACTGATTGGACGTGATGAACACGTATGCAATGTAGATTGGTTTTGTTTGCTCAGGGGCATGACAAGCACTCGCCTGGGCCTGTCTCagagcagaatacattttacacatttcacCTGCTTCTCTTTGCTCTGCAGCCCACATTGAGTATTGGCCAGGGAATCCACCAGCTGCCAAAAATTCTTGAACGTGACTCCCTCCCCCTCTTCCATGCCCATGTTCTTCATGAGTTTGTTTAGCCCTTCCTGGTCCCCTGATGTCTGGAAAAGAACACAAGGTGTGTAAAACCTGTCAAATATTATCATGATTGTTGTGTGTTTAGCTGACTAAACACTTTCACTCTTTTAGAAAATGGTAGCTATTCATACTGCTATTCATAGTGCATGTCAAAGTCCTGCTAAAGTACAATGAATAAACAACTAATGCCTTGACTTTTTCTTGTTTGGAAGACAAATTTTACAATatctttttaaatctgcacttaaTCCCAATTAAGAGAATGCTTTTGCAGTTCTTGGCTGCCTTTAGTGTAAATTTGGTCTAACTATAGTATGGTTGTTGATACAGGATGGCTTTTGCTaatgtaatatactgtaaatacagtacCCCTTCATTTGGGAAGAAATTAGAGGTTTGAGATAGGCCTACTTAATTTTATTGTAGTGGTTTAGTCATAATACAGTCAGTATCATGTACACCAACAATACATTACATGAATCCATTTGAACTTAGTGAGTATCAATAATGTGATGATTGGATTGTGTGCCCTGACTTACCTTCACCATGTTGGGCAGCTCTTTAGAGAGCATGTTCTGGAATTCCTGGACTGTGAGAGTGTCAGCATGAGTGGCTGAAGCTGAGTGAAAGTTTGTGACCAGGACATTCAGGGCCAATTCTAGCTCTGTGTACTACAGAGGGAGAAAATTCAGACTCAAACACAGCACTGCACAACATTTCACACAGCTAAAAAAAGGGCACATCCTTCTAGCCAGTGTTATGGAAAAATtcagtattattatatttatttgttcccaaactgttaatttcatttaatcatgTGTTTCTGTGAGGGCGTCCAGCAACTGAAGCAGGACAGGAAAGAACAAACGTAATAAAACCAGATGGGCCAGGAAGATAGACACCTAGAGCCCGAGAAGTGACCTTTTCAGGAGAATACAGGGGgtcgtttaataataaaatgaagtcCCATGCCCCCCTCCTGAGAGAAGCAGGGGGTAATTTAGGTCGTAAATGAAGGCCTTTTTGGCTTCTAAGGCACAGTTTGACCTGCCCTGGGGGGTAGAAACCATCCCAAACCAGTTTAAAGATATGGGATATCTAGAAACTGGGTGGGAGGGGTTACAATGTCGGAGAATTGTATAAAATATCCATGTTTTGTTGAGTCTAACAGGCATTCTGTTTCGAAACTGGGTAGCTGCGGTTTGTGAAAAGAATCCTCAGAAGAATAaaccttttctctttattacaaTTTGCCTCCTGAAACTTTTCTTACacttttgatgctgtttttattaACCTCTGAAAATTGCTATTACACCAGGaagtaataaaacatttgaaaggtGATTCCAGTAATCAAATGTGCGTTTTTACCACGCTTCAGCACTATCTGAGCACTTCAAAACATTTATTAGAAATGCTGTTTTATTGTTAACATACAggccataaatcatattttaatcccACTGAAACCTATtccatttttaaaatgcattctgcctaatttttAGAGACTTATTTAGAGGCAGTAATAGTTTTGATGTGATCATCAAgctaagatcaatcttatgtgaacaataacactaaaatgacaacaacaataaaatgtgtgtgtgtgtgtgtgtgtgtgtgtgtgtatatatatatatatatatatatatatatatatatatatatatatatatatatatatgactaaaatgtcaatatgaataaatgtaactaaaatacgactaaaatgtcaacagttttcaaaGTTCTACCACATATTAAGTTACAATGGCAGGCAAAAGGTATAACGTTAAAGCTTTGTTACATTCCTCTTAAAATCCTCCTGTGTATCAACATAATCCTTTGTTTGCTGTTCAACAGGAGCTATAGAGACCTGTTACAACCTCCACTATTAAAGTAAACTCCAGTGTACAGTTTAGCGCGACTCAATCTATTTGATTAATGGGCGTTGGCCgctgaaaataaatcaaataaataaataaaacaagaaaacatttaaaaagtaaaattcaTCGGTTACCGAGTCTTTTTAAATAACCATTATCAAAATGCTTATATAATACTAATATCGCACTTACGAAATATTTTCACAGGCTCGAGAATTGGTCCacatttactaaataaaaaataaacgtgTGAGGAAAAGTAACGACTCTTAGATAAGCAAGTTCGGTTCAGAAATGTTCTGCCTTTGAAAAAGCCTATTAATGAAAAGGAAAAGTAGCCCAGTACAGTTGCTACAGAACTTTTCTATGGCTATTGGAAATGTCTACATCTAATAAAGACAAGAACAGTGGACAACTTCAGGGGGCTATAAGTAAACGAGTCGATAACATCGACTATtttaatacaacaaaaataatatcttACCTGTAGGGCCATTAGGCTTGTTTCACGTACCGAATGTGGAGAAACTAAAGCAGGTGAAGTGTAGTGAACGCATTTCCTCACCAGACCAGCGCTGCCTCGCGCCACACACACGCCCACTTTTCACGCGCGCACGGAGAATGTTCATGTTGTGTAGTAGCTATTTTAAGTTGGTACATTGTATTTGTACGGAATGTGTGTTAATTTGCTAGACAGGCTGAGGCTGACTGGTATTTCTGCGTTTATTAATTGACCGATTAAAGCACATAGAAATAGGCCTGTTTGTTTTACAGTTAACAAATTGCATTCATTGTCGACTCATACCGGACATTCCTTCAGCTGAGAATGTAACCAGAAAACCTGCATTCTGATTGATGAGATGATGAGAAACGTTTGTAacttttgtaaaatatttgtagtttcattttgaAGGGCTTAAGGCACACCTGAAAGAACAGTTTCTGCTtaaagtgtatatttatttataataatttaatataatttattaattgaagtatttattgattgaactttcttttttttttaacatacggGTAAAATGCTC
This genomic window contains:
- the LOC127656214 gene encoding protein S100-A12-like, which translates into the protein MALQYTELELALNVLVTNFHSASATHADTLTVQEFQNMLSKELPNMVKTSGDQEGLNKLMKNMGMEEGEGVTFKNFWQLVDSLANTQCGLQSKEKQVKCVKCILL